Proteins from one Catenulispora sp. GP43 genomic window:
- a CDS encoding effector-associated domain EAD1-containing protein, with amino-acid sequence MPGFSDEEITALATAFATGSGAKRLLIRSGFPAEHLPSQTTMTGYQFWSEISEAVASGILDEGRIRILTTALETYPYNPVFKKAMAEAPAGRSRPLRVLVMGAGLGATAATAATATGGPARAIRADQESRLLLKVQELGHLEVELLPAATIDDLVFDRARPPDVLHLICHGDRGALVFGNEFGDPRRVPATAIADLIRAYAVRLRGVVLNACSSGDCAEVFAPLADTVIAHKGAVDDDCARLFAEELYRAMRGSADLAEAAGIAATRLAVGSAQCPELRDGLVVLSRNEGR; translated from the coding sequence ATGCCAGGGTTCAGCGACGAGGAGATCACAGCCCTCGCGACCGCCTTCGCGACCGGCTCCGGCGCCAAGCGGCTCCTGATCCGGTCCGGATTCCCGGCCGAGCACCTTCCATCGCAGACCACGATGACCGGGTACCAGTTCTGGTCGGAGATCAGCGAAGCGGTGGCGTCCGGGATCCTCGATGAGGGCCGGATCCGGATTCTCACCACGGCCCTCGAGACGTACCCCTACAACCCGGTCTTCAAGAAAGCCATGGCCGAAGCACCGGCCGGGAGGTCACGACCGCTGCGGGTACTCGTGATGGGAGCCGGACTCGGCGCCACCGCCGCCACCGCCGCCACCGCCACCGGCGGCCCGGCCCGCGCGATCCGTGCCGACCAGGAGTCCAGGCTCCTGCTCAAGGTCCAGGAACTCGGGCACCTGGAGGTGGAGCTCCTCCCCGCGGCAACGATCGACGACCTGGTCTTCGACAGGGCCCGGCCCCCGGACGTCCTGCATCTCATCTGCCACGGCGACCGCGGGGCGCTGGTGTTCGGGAACGAATTCGGCGATCCGCGCCGCGTCCCGGCGACCGCGATCGCGGATCTGATCAGGGCGTATGCGGTACGCCTGCGCGGAGTGGTTCTCAACGCCTGCTCCAGCGGCGACTGCGCGGAAGTCTTCGCGCCGCTGGCCGACACCGTCATCGCCCACAAGGGCGCGGTGGACGACGACTGTGCACGATTGTTCGCGGAGGAGCTGTACCGGGCCATGCGAGGTTCCGCCGACCTCGCCGAGGCGGCCGGGATCGCGGCCACGCGGCTGGCGGTGGGCAGCGCTCAGTGCCCCGAACTCCGCGACGGCCTGGTGGTGCTGAGCCGGAATGAGGGCCGCTGA
- a CDS encoding radical SAM protein: MTAPTWTPALLGTAHGEGRIRCELCPHACDLREGQTGSCRVRRNRDGVLETATFASAVAHVDAIERKPLYHVRPGTRVLTTAAPGCTFRCDYCVNHRLSQYGRTGGTGWVGAPADPAALVSRAIAEKAAIGLSYTEPGLAPELTLALAEHAAPAAVPLLWKSNGFLTAQAVDLVAPVLDAVNIDIKGASEAEHRRLTGAALRPVLDAVERFRAAGVWVEISTPLIPGVSDELHQLAAISREIAGIDPGMPWHLLRFTPDFRMARAAPTTPDRLAAGVRVGNEAGLAFVYVERALDAAGRRTRCPDCTTVLVERGIWETRELRLIGGTCPGCARPIPGRWE, translated from the coding sequence GTGACCGCACCCACCTGGACGCCCGCGCTGCTCGGCACCGCGCACGGCGAGGGACGGATCCGGTGCGAGCTGTGCCCGCACGCCTGCGACCTGCGCGAGGGCCAGACCGGCTCCTGCCGGGTGCGGCGGAACCGAGACGGGGTGCTGGAGACGGCGACGTTCGCCTCGGCCGTGGCCCACGTCGACGCGATCGAGCGCAAGCCGCTGTACCACGTGCGGCCGGGTACCCGTGTCCTGACGACCGCCGCACCCGGGTGCACCTTCCGCTGCGATTACTGTGTCAACCACCGGCTCTCGCAGTACGGCCGCACGGGCGGCACCGGATGGGTCGGAGCACCTGCCGACCCGGCCGCTCTGGTCAGCAGGGCGATCGCGGAAAAGGCGGCCATAGGCCTGTCCTACACCGAACCGGGGTTGGCTCCCGAGCTCACCCTGGCCCTGGCCGAGCACGCCGCGCCGGCCGCCGTACCGCTGCTGTGGAAGAGCAACGGATTCCTCACCGCGCAAGCCGTCGACCTGGTGGCCCCGGTGCTCGACGCGGTCAACATCGACATCAAGGGCGCCTCGGAGGCCGAGCACCGGCGGCTGACCGGCGCCGCGCTGCGTCCGGTCCTGGACGCGGTGGAACGCTTCCGGGCCGCCGGGGTGTGGGTGGAGATCAGCACCCCGCTGATCCCCGGCGTCTCCGACGAGCTGCATCAGCTTGCTGCGATATCCCGCGAGATCGCCGGCATCGACCCGGGAATGCCATGGCACCTCCTGCGTTTCACCCCGGACTTCCGCATGGCCCGCGCGGCGCCGACCACACCGGACCGGCTCGCCGCGGGCGTCCGGGTCGGGAACGAGGCCGGGCTCGCTTTCGTCTATGTCGAGCGGGCGCTGGACGCGGCGGGCCGCCGGACGCGGTGTCCTGACTGTACGACCGTGCTCGTGGAGCGCGGGATCTGGGAAACACGAGAGCTCCGGTTGATCGGCGGGACGTGCCCCGGGTGCGCACGGCCGATCCCCGGCAGGTGGGAGTGA
- a CDS encoding radical SAM-modified peptide, FtsH ternary system-associated: MNTDEPEHAFVESLPDLIEPGEYAAHPGGGLVRLRIVVSADGVEVLGDAMRPVSIEELLAALGGGPVEQMLCG; the protein is encoded by the coding sequence ATGAACACGGACGAGCCCGAGCACGCCTTCGTGGAATCGCTGCCGGACCTGATCGAGCCCGGCGAGTACGCCGCCCATCCCGGCGGCGGCCTGGTCCGGCTGCGGATCGTGGTGAGCGCCGACGGCGTGGAGGTGCTCGGGGACGCGATGCGGCCGGTCAGCATCGAGGAACTGCTCGCCGCGCTCGGGGGCGGTCCGGTGGAGCAGATGCTATGCGGCTGA